The Spirosoma sp. SC4-14 DNA window TTGCGCAGGTCGTGACGGTGCCGGGGCCAATAAATGCGGCCGAAATAACAGACCAGAATAAGACACTGCCGAGACCGGCACGCAAGGAAAGTAACTTGGGCACGAGTAAAAGTGAAGAGTTAAGAATGAAGAGTGCTGAATATAGAAAATTATCAACTATTCTACACGCTTCATTCTTAACTCTTCATTTTTACGAAAGGTATTTCCGCAGCATCCAGGCCATGGCTTCGTGCGCTTCCATCAACCCCGTCAGAAAATCGGCTGTGCCCGCATCGTTTAGCTCATCGGTGCATTTATCCACATCGTCGCGGAGTTCGCGGACAATTTGTTCATGGTCGGCCAGTAAGTTTTTAAACATTTCGGGAGTTCCATCCGGCGTGCCCGAATCTTCTTTCAGGCTGGTGTTATGAATAAATTCGGCCATTGTAGCCAGCGGCTTTCCGCCCAGTTGCCGAATGCGCTCGGCAACGGCATCAATTTCTTCTTCAATGGCTTTATACTGCTTCTCGAAGAATTTATGATACTCCATGAAGTTCGGACCAGCCACGTTCCAGTGGTATTTGCGGGTTTTGATATACAGAACGTGTAGATCAGAAAGAAAGTCGTTCAGTAAGGTGTTGTCCTGTTTCAGGACATCTTCTTCAAGACCAATGTTAGGCTGCATGATAACGTGAGTTTGATGTGTTGGTAACCAATAGGGTAGTGTGCACGATGCACACTACTCAGCAGAATAACCAGCAATCAAACGCTTTGTTTCGTTAATCGAGCAAGCTGGCAAATACCGTTCGGGCATAAGCCAGATCCTGTTTGTGGGCTTCTATTGGCCCCATCGTATTGGGCGACTCTTTTTCCAGACACTGTTCCAGCACCAGATTAGGCCGAACGCCCAGTGCGTTCAGATCGCTTGTTAGCCGACGGTAATCAATATCGCCGTCGCCAAAGGTCTCCTGCCAGATTCCGTTTTTCGACTGCCGGATGTGGATTTCAACAATGCGTTTGCCGTATAACTTAACAACGTCGAACAGCGCAACCTGCGAATTGCCTGAGCCCCGGTATACCCAGTGTGCATCAAGACACAACGATACATTTTTTGGATCAGACGCCAGCAGCATATGGTGAAATTCGCGGGCAGCCTGCCGATGTTCGGGCGCGTGGGTATGATAGGCAAGTGTGATGCCGCGTTTACGAAGTTCTGACCCCAGCCTATCCAGATTTTTAGCCTGTTCGATTAGTTCTGCATCGGTTTTATCGTCGGTACTGCCCCACTGAATCGGACTGGGATTGGTGACGAATATGGTGGTCCCGGCGGCTTTAGCGGCATCGGCAATCGCCAGCACGGAATCGATGGATTTTTGGGCTTCATCGGCTTTGTGCAGCGTACTATTTACGTAGAGCGAGTGCATGGCCAGCCCATACTTTTTGAGCAGAGGCAGCAGTTTAGTAACCTCGTCGGCTGAGTTGATCGCGGGTTCATAAGCCGCCAGCCCCGCTTGGGTAAACTCGGTCAGGGAGGCATTGGGATCGTCCATCCAGTTTTTATGCTGACGGCCATAAAACGTTACCCACGAATAGGAGTTGCAGGCAATTGGAAACGACTTCGCGGGTTTACCTGCCTGGGCCCAAACTAAATCCGGCACGGTTAAGGCACCGGCAAGTGTGGCCGCTGAGGTTAGGAAATGACGACGGTTTAGGGACATAGTAGGAGAAATCTATGGTTTGAAAGTACAGTCTAAAATGGCTTTTATA harbors:
- a CDS encoding DNA starvation/stationary phase protection protein, with the protein product MQPNIGLEEDVLKQDNTLLNDFLSDLHVLYIKTRKYHWNVAGPNFMEYHKFFEKQYKAIEEEIDAVAERIRQLGGKPLATMAEFIHNTSLKEDSGTPDGTPEMFKNLLADHEQIVRELRDDVDKCTDELNDAGTADFLTGLMEAHEAMAWMLRKYLS
- a CDS encoding TIM barrel protein is translated as MSLNRRHFLTSAATLAGALTVPDLVWAQAGKPAKSFPIACNSYSWVTFYGRQHKNWMDDPNASLTEFTQAGLAAYEPAINSADEVTKLLPLLKKYGLAMHSLYVNSTLHKADEAQKSIDSVLAIADAAKAAGTTIFVTNPSPIQWGSTDDKTDAELIEQAKNLDRLGSELRKRGITLAYHTHAPEHRQAAREFHHMLLASDPKNVSLCLDAHWVYRGSGNSQVALFDVVKLYGKRIVEIHIRQSKNGIWQETFGDGDIDYRRLTSDLNALGVRPNLVLEQCLEKESPNTMGPIEAHKQDLAYARTVFASLLD